A genome region from Patescibacteria group bacterium includes the following:
- a CDS encoding glycosyltransferase family 39 protein, translating into MHTKSKITVVLFLLILILAGVFRFWQIRDLPGGLYSDEGANGLDVLDILSGKNRDVFYERNYGREGLFFYLLALSVKIFGIGVWQMKIVSGILGILTIIGLYLLTKTLFNRTIALLASLFAAVSIPYTFLSRVAFRANMLPFVSVFLFYFCVKTLKDKKDKYFYSFLAGIFLALGFYTYISFRIIPFCIIALIILFEIICRRTGNPKGFIVPHRKQIFTALIAFLIAIAPLAFYFYQHPSSFFGRANDVSILNPNLAHGPFYYLLRNVGLTAIMFNVYGDANWRHNLSEAPFFDPVTGVLFLVGLIIAATIFLKTGLKVLKHKDIALRETFAGYLLIFGWLFSLLVPMIATEEAIPHFLRSIGIIPVVFIFPALGLRALFLRIRYRPVMLGFLLLLLVVFVVNYNLWLYFQVAKNSYGYYTSYYGDLTLVSNYINEINTGNTKSSLTTSANTFLVLDDKADRTVSFLTAPANPYTLIPINAEIKTTYPESAKIIFPSLSFNRLASFQNIFPEARLVYEEYNRFGEKAFEVYTLQ; encoded by the coding sequence ATGCACACAAAAAGCAAAATCACAGTAGTTTTATTTTTACTGATTTTGATTCTCGCCGGCGTCTTCCGTTTTTGGCAAATCAGGGATCTTCCTGGCGGACTCTACTCGGATGAAGGCGCGAATGGCTTGGATGTTTTGGATATCTTATCCGGCAAGAACCGCGATGTCTTTTATGAGCGCAACTATGGTCGGGAGGGATTATTCTTCTACCTGCTCGCTCTCTCGGTTAAAATTTTTGGCATTGGTGTCTGGCAAATGAAAATCGTCTCGGGGATTTTAGGAATCCTCACGATTATCGGCCTTTATCTCTTGACCAAAACACTTTTTAACCGCACGATCGCCCTTTTAGCCTCTCTATTTGCCGCAGTGTCTATTCCTTATACTTTCTTGAGCCGCGTGGCTTTCCGCGCCAATATGCTGCCTTTTGTCTCGGTTTTTCTTTTTTATTTCTGCGTGAAGACCCTCAAAGATAAAAAGGATAAATACTTTTATTCTTTTTTAGCCGGCATCTTCTTAGCCTTAGGATTTTATACTTATATTTCTTTCCGCATTATCCCCTTCTGCATCATCGCTCTTATTATCCTATTTGAAATTATTTGCCGCCGCACTGGCAACCCGAAAGGATTTATTGTCCCTCACCGAAAACAAATTTTCACTGCTCTTATTGCTTTTCTGATTGCCATCGCGCCTCTTGCTTTCTATTTCTACCAACACCCCTCTTCTTTTTTTGGCCGCGCCAATGATGTTTCTATTTTGAATCCCAATCTAGCGCATGGCCCTTTTTATTATCTCCTCCGTAATGTTGGTCTCACCGCAATTATGTTTAATGTCTATGGCGATGCCAATTGGCGCCATAATCTTTCGGAAGCGCCATTTTTTGACCCTGTGACTGGCGTTCTTTTCTTAGTCGGCTTGATCATCGCGGCGACTATATTTTTAAAAACAGGTTTAAAAGTTTTAAAGCATAAAGACATCGCTTTGCGCGAAACCTTTGCCGGCTATCTTCTTATTTTTGGCTGGCTTTTCAGCCTCCTTGTTCCGATGATAGCAACAGAAGAAGCAATTCCGCATTTCTTGCGCAGTATTGGCATTATCCCTGTCGTGTTTATTTTTCCCGCTTTGGGTCTGCGCGCCCTTTTCTTACGCATCCGCTACCGACCAGTGATGCTCGGTTTCCTGCTTCTTCTTTTAGTTGTCTTTGTGGTTAATTATAATCTCTGGCTATATTTTCAAGTAGCTAAAAACTCTTACGGATATTATACCTCCTATTATGGCGATTTAACTTTGGTCAGTAACTATATCAATGAAATTAACACGGGTAATACTAAATCCTCTCTCACTACTAGCGCTAATACTTTTCTAGTGCTTGATGATAAGGCTGACCGCACTGTCAGCTTCTTAACTGCGCCCGCGAATCCTTATACTTTAATACCAATCAACGCAGAGATAAAAACGACCTATCCCGAAAGCGCGAAAATTATCTTCCCCTCTTTAAGTTTTAATCGCTTGGCTTCCTTCCAGAATATTTTCCCGGAAGCGAGATTAGTCTACGAAGAATACAATCGGTTTGGGGAAAAGGCGTTTGAAGTATATACCCTGCAATAA
- a CDS encoding glycosyltransferase family 39 protein, with protein MKWLTKFAPPLLITIIVLVSFFSVQKDSAIMDEVAHIPAGYSYLKFGDYRLNPEHPPLAKMLSALPLLFLHLQFPLNHPTWTTDVNGQWEAGYQFLYHLGNDADQILFWSRLPIIALLILLGIYVWKWAKELLGAKWALAVLFLYAFSPTIIAHSHYVTTDLAATCFIFIAFYYFVHYLKKPSLKNTLLAGLALGLAEVAKFSAVLLFPCFVLLALIPLLLNRSPQTSWLKQTKNHIGKFILICLIALGVILIVYQPAVWAFNLEKQQELIRGSIGPEKIENIVLAISKIPGAQGFAQYILGVVMVFARVGGGNTNYFLGQVSNQGWWYYFPTCFFLKETISVLILTGLALLFVIRKFVINLVKDRPRKWLPWFREYALCHLAEISMVVFIIVYGVVSMRGKLNLGVRHIMVLFPFIYILIIKEFKRRIAETAYKKLFTGILIVLLVWVGVEVTINYPSYLAYYNELGGGPKNGYKLITDSNLDWGQDLRRMAEWVNANPEISKIKVDYFGGGVPSYYLGDKYQEWHSQNGPTTGWIAVSANYFSESIYRKDSTFATSYYYLELKKPEKIFGHSIFVYYIPEE; from the coding sequence ATGAAATGGCTCACTAAATTTGCTCCTCCTCTTCTGATCACTATAATAGTTTTGGTTTCCTTTTTTTCGGTCCAAAAAGATTCCGCGATTATGGATGAGGTCGCCCATATCCCTGCTGGCTATTCCTACCTGAAATTTGGAGACTACCGCTTAAATCCCGAGCATCCCCCTTTAGCGAAAATGCTGTCCGCTCTTCCTCTCCTTTTCTTGCACCTCCAATTCCCCTTAAACCATCCCACTTGGACAACCGACGTGAATGGTCAATGGGAAGCGGGATATCAGTTTTTATACCACCTTGGCAATGACGCGGATCAAATACTCTTTTGGTCGCGCCTGCCGATTATCGCTCTTTTAATCTTGCTGGGGATCTATGTCTGGAAATGGGCAAAAGAGCTCCTGGGGGCAAAATGGGCGCTGGCGGTTCTGTTTTTGTATGCTTTCTCTCCCACGATTATTGCCCATAGCCACTATGTGACCACTGATTTAGCCGCAACATGTTTTATCTTTATCGCCTTTTATTATTTTGTTCATTATTTAAAAAAACCGAGCCTTAAGAATACTCTTTTGGCTGGTCTTGCTCTGGGCTTAGCCGAGGTCGCTAAATTTTCGGCGGTTCTTCTTTTCCCGTGTTTTGTTCTCCTTGCCCTTATTCCCCTCCTTTTAAACAGGTCTCCCCAAACTTCTTGGCTCAAGCAAACAAAAAACCATATCGGCAAATTTATCCTCATTTGTTTGATCGCGCTCGGAGTAATCCTTATTGTCTATCAACCCGCGGTCTGGGCTTTCAATTTAGAAAAACAACAAGAATTAATCCGCGGTTCTATCGGACCGGAAAAAATTGAAAATATTGTGCTCGCTATAAGTAAAATCCCAGGAGCGCAAGGTTTTGCCCAATATATCTTGGGCGTTGTGATGGTCTTTGCCCGCGTGGGAGGCGGCAACACCAATTACTTCTTGGGTCAGGTTTCTAATCAAGGGTGGTGGTATTATTTCCCAACCTGTTTTTTTCTAAAAGAAACAATTTCGGTCTTAATCTTAACAGGATTAGCTTTGCTTTTTGTGATTCGCAAATTTGTCATCAATCTCGTAAAAGACCGTCCGCGCAAATGGCTTCCTTGGTTTAGGGAATACGCGCTTTGTCATCTGGCGGAAATCTCAATGGTAGTTTTTATCATTGTTTATGGGGTAGTCAGCATGAGAGGCAAACTGAACTTAGGCGTCCGCCACATTATGGTCCTTTTCCCCTTTATCTATATTTTAATCATTAAAGAATTCAAACGGCGTATAGCAGAAACTGCCTATAAAAAACTTTTCACAGGAATATTGATTGTTCTCCTTGTTTGGGTTGGCGTGGAAGTCACGATAAATTATCCTTCGTACCTTGCTTATTATAACGAGCTTGGTGGCGGTCCGAAGAATGGCTATAAATTGATCACAGATTCCAATCTGGACTGGGGGCAGGATTTAAGACGTATGGCGGAATGGGTGAACGCCAATCCTGAAATCTCAAAAATTAAAGTAGATTATTTTGGCGGCGGAGTGCCCTCTTATTATCTTGGCGATAAATATCAAGAATGGCATTCGCAAAATGGACCAACAACGGGTTGGATTGCTGTCAGCGCAAATTATTTTTCTGAAAGTATTTATCGCAAAGATTCCACCTTTGCCACCTCTTACTATTATCTAGAATTAAAAAAGCCCGAAAAAATCTTCGGGCATTCCATATTTGTGTATTATATACCGGAGGAATAA
- the serS gene encoding serine--tRNA ligase: protein MIDIKLLREQPDLWRQELKNRHLKAMPSGKVDEFLDWDKKRRALIQKKNELEQVKNEFSAKVVQTQGEEEKAKMIMGMKKNKEQLQVLREELEKKEAEIKILLDQFPNLSDHSVSVASDASGNAVDHQWGEPSKFDFKPKSHYELGEALDLIDIKKGAQVSGARFWYLKNELVSLEFALIQYVLDILIKKGFTPILPPMLVREAAMYGTGFFPADKNEIYELTGDEKEKLYLIGTAEVVLAAYHMDEILGLAPGKPKLYMGFSSCFRREAGAYGKDLKGILRGHQFDKLEMFAFATQEDSWQVYEMIVKIVEEIWQGLGIHYQAVNIATGDLGAPNAKKIDLEAWLPSESCYREVVSASHDTDFQARRLNIKYKDEKGNKKFVHTINSTAIAIGRVLIAIMENYQRKDGSIEVPKILQKYCGFKEIKR, encoded by the coding sequence ATGATTGACATAAAATTATTGCGCGAACAGCCAGACCTCTGGCGCCAAGAATTAAAAAATCGCCATTTAAAGGCAATGCCATCAGGAAAAGTGGATGAATTTTTAGATTGGGATAAAAAACGGCGGGCATTAATTCAAAAGAAAAATGAGTTGGAACAAGTCAAGAACGAATTTTCAGCAAAGGTTGTGCAGACGCAGGGCGAGGAGGAAAAAGCCAAGATGATTATGGGAATGAAAAAGAACAAGGAGCAATTGCAGGTTTTAAGGGAGGAATTGGAGAAGAAAGAAGCGGAGATCAAAATTTTATTAGATCAATTTCCCAATCTTTCGGATCATTCTGTGTCAGTGGCGTCGGATGCTTCTGGCAACGCGGTGGATCATCAATGGGGAGAGCCATCAAAATTTGATTTTAAACCCAAATCCCATTATGAATTGGGAGAGGCTTTGGATTTAATAGATATTAAAAAAGGCGCGCAGGTTTCAGGCGCCCGTTTTTGGTATCTAAAAAACGAGCTTGTGAGCCTGGAATTTGCTCTTATACAATATGTCTTAGATATTTTAATTAAAAAAGGTTTTACTCCGATCCTGCCGCCTATGCTCGTGCGCGAAGCCGCGATGTATGGCACAGGCTTCTTCCCCGCGGATAAAAATGAGATTTATGAGCTCACGGGTGATGAAAAAGAAAAATTATATTTAATTGGCACTGCCGAGGTTGTGCTTGCAGCGTACCATATGGACGAGATTTTGGGGCTAGCCCCCGGGAAACCAAAACTTTATATGGGTTTTTCGTCTTGCTTTCGGCGGGAGGCTGGCGCTTATGGTAAGGATTTAAAAGGAATTTTGCGGGGGCATCAATTTGATAAACTGGAAATGTTCGCGTTCGCTACGCAAGAAGATTCGTGGCAAGTTTACGAAATGATTGTTAAAATCGTGGAAGAAATTTGGCAGGGCTTGGGAATTCATTATCAAGCCGTGAATATCGCAACCGGCGATCTGGGCGCGCCTAATGCTAAAAAAATTGACTTAGAAGCTTGGCTGCCGTCAGAGAGTTGTTATCGCGAGGTAGTTTCGGCGAGTCACGACACGGATTTCCAAGCGCGCCGTCTGAATATCAAATATAAAGACGAGAAAGGGAATAAAAAATTTGTCCATACTATCAACTCTACTGCTATTGCGATTGGTAGGGTTTTAATTGCGATTATGGAAAATTACCAGCGCAAAGACGGTTCCATTGAAGTGCCCAAGATTTTGCAGAAGTATTGTGGGTTCAAAGAGATTAAGAGGTAG
- the lysS gene encoding lysine--tRNA ligase produces MLKDLIQNRKEKLNKILKAEINPYPDSSRRTHTVKKILDDFEAIEKEKGEIVVAGRIRNIREHGGSTFIHIDDESGRIQAYLKKDISGPEKYKFFKNFDIGDFIELQGTVFVTRKGERTLLVSDYKILAKSIRPLPEKWKGLSNQEIRFRERYLDLLVHPEVRERFKKRAEICDALRDFLTERGFLEVETPVLQTKASGALARPFITEHEALQIPLYLRIAPETYLKRLIVGGLEKVFEMARVFRNEGMDTAHLQDFTMLEFYWAYKNYEFLMAQTEEMLVYLLNRVFGSLQIDYQGQKIDFTPPWQRKNFGSLILEDCGIDINKADTAEKLRKEMRKKKIEIEGFGKLGFGGLVDQLYKKVSRPKIKGPLFLTGHPIELSPLARRNDQNPKIVDRFQLVVLGQELVNAYSELVDPLEQRRRFEEQVEMREAGDAEAHMMDEDYVRAMEYGMPPIAGWGMGIDRLVMFLTNAPSIREAVFFPLMKPLNTQKVCPATKAPAQNEEAENLGITRAKAWDLVCQYVKNENSRKHMLATEAIMAALAKHFQKNKEVWGLTGLLHDLDMEMFDYREAPEKHGPTTVGILEQEGVHPVILVGIKAHNDQCGAPRKTLMEKAIYAVDPLTGLIVAATLVLPSKKLSDLSMQSILKRFKEKSFAQGARREVITSCESFGLSLEEFVKIGLRAMQDISQNLGL; encoded by the coding sequence ATGCTTAAAGATTTAATCCAAAATCGCAAAGAAAAATTGAATAAAATTTTAAAAGCCGAAATCAATCCTTACCCTGATTCTTCGCGTCGGACGCATACAGTCAAAAAAATATTGGATGATTTTGAAGCCATAGAAAAAGAAAAAGGCGAGATTGTGGTCGCGGGGCGCATACGCAACATTCGCGAACACGGCGGCTCTACCTTCATCCATATTGATGATGAAAGCGGCAGAATCCAAGCTTATCTCAAAAAAGACATTTCAGGTCCGGAGAAATACAAATTTTTTAAAAATTTTGACATTGGCGACTTTATTGAACTCCAAGGAACCGTATTTGTCACTCGGAAAGGGGAAAGAACCCTCCTCGTTTCCGATTATAAAATTCTCGCTAAATCCATCCGTCCTTTGCCGGAAAAATGGAAAGGTCTCTCTAATCAAGAGATTAGATTTCGGGAACGTTATTTGGATCTGCTTGTTCATCCGGAAGTGCGTGAGCGTTTCAAAAAGCGCGCGGAGATCTGCGATGCCCTGCGTGATTTTCTGACGGAGAGGGGTTTTTTGGAGGTGGAGACGCCAGTGCTTCAAACCAAGGCTTCGGGCGCGCTCGCGCGTCCTTTCATTACAGAGCACGAAGCCCTGCAAATTCCCTTGTATTTAAGGATTGCGCCGGAAACATATTTGAAGCGCTTAATTGTAGGCGGTTTGGAAAAGGTTTTTGAGATGGCGCGGGTTTTTCGCAATGAAGGAATGGACACCGCCCATCTTCAAGATTTTACGATGCTGGAATTTTATTGGGCTTACAAAAATTATGAATTTTTAATGGCGCAAACTGAAGAAATGTTGGTTTATCTCTTAAACCGCGTTTTTGGGAGCTTGCAGATTGACTATCAAGGTCAGAAAATAGATTTTACTCCTCCTTGGCAGAGAAAAAATTTTGGAAGCTTGATTTTGGAAGATTGCGGTATTGATATTAACAAGGCTGATACCGCGGAGAAACTTAGAAAGGAAATGCGGAAGAAAAAAATTGAAATTGAAGGCTTTGGCAAATTAGGCTTTGGGGGTTTAGTAGATCAATTATACAAAAAGGTTTCGCGGCCGAAAATTAAAGGTCCCCTTTTTCTAACTGGTCATCCCATTGAATTATCGCCCTTGGCGCGCAGGAATGACCAGAATCCAAAGATTGTGGATCGTTTTCAGTTAGTGGTTTTAGGGCAGGAATTAGTCAATGCTTATTCTGAGTTAGTTGACCCTCTGGAGCAGCGTAGGCGTTTTGAAGAACAGGTTGAAATGCGGGAAGCGGGAGACGCGGAGGCGCATATGATGGATGAAGATTATGTGCGGGCAATGGAATACGGAATGCCGCCGATCGCGGGTTGGGGCATGGGTATTGATCGTCTGGTAATGTTTTTAACCAACGCTCCGAGCATCCGTGAGGCAGTATTTTTTCCTTTAATGAAACCATTAAATACGCAAAAGGTCTGTCCAGCGACAAAAGCGCCCGCTCAAAACGAAGAGGCAGAGAACCTAGGGATTACGCGCGCCAAAGCTTGGGATTTGGTTTGCCAATATGTGAAGAATGAAAATTCGCGCAAACATATGTTGGCAACGGAAGCGATAATGGCTGCTCTTGCCAAGCATTTTCAAAAGAATAAGGAAGTCTGGGGGCTTACTGGTCTTCTGCACGACTTAGATATGGAAATGTTTGATTATCGCGAAGCGCCGGAAAAACACGGTCCGACCACCGTAGGGATTTTAGAGCAGGAAGGAGTGCATCCCGTAATTTTGGTTGGCATTAAGGCGCATAATGATCAATGCGGCGCGCCTCGCAAAACCTTGATGGAAAAAGCGATTTACGCTGTGGATCCTTTGACTGGTTTGATTGTGGCTGCCACCTTGGTTTTGCCATCAAAAAAATTATCTGATTTATCAATGCAGTCTATCTTAAAGAGATTTAAAGAAAAATCCTTCGCCCAAGGCGCGCGGCGAGAAGTAATTACTTCTTGTGAATCCTTTGGTTTATCTTTAGAAGAGTTTGTGAAAATCGGCCTCCGGGCGATGCAAGATATATCTCAAAATTTAGGACTTTAA
- the greA gene encoding transcription elongation factor GreA codes for MTKKYITAEGLKKLKEKLEFIKTVKRREIANRIKVAKELGDLSENAEYQDAKDEQAFNEGKIIEIENTIKNAVIIDKNGQHNIVAVGNSVKVKNNASEKEFTIVGSNEADPPLGKISNESPIGQALLGKKKGDTVEVETPGGKIEYKILEIS; via the coding sequence ATGACAAAGAAATATATTACTGCCGAAGGGCTTAAAAAATTAAAAGAAAAATTGGAGTTTATCAAGACAGTCAAGAGAAGAGAAATTGCCAATCGGATTAAAGTAGCCAAGGAACTGGGCGATCTTTCTGAAAACGCGGAATACCAAGACGCAAAGGATGAACAGGCTTTTAATGAAGGAAAGATCATAGAGATTGAAAATACGATTAAAAATGCGGTTATTATTGATAAAAATGGTCAGCATAATATTGTGGCAGTGGGAAACAGTGTGAAGGTGAAAAATAATGCCAGCGAGAAGGAATTTACTATTGTCGGCTCCAACGAGGCTGACCCTCCATTGGGGAAGATTTCTAATGAAAGCCCGATTGGTCAGGCGCTTCTTGGTAAGAAAAAAGGAGATACAGTAGAGGTGGAGACCCCGGGTGGTAAGATAGAATACAAAATTTTGGAAATATCTTAA
- a CDS encoding bifunctional 5,10-methylenetetrahydrofolate dehydrogenase/5,10-methenyltetrahydrofolate cyclohydrolase, whose protein sequence is MFQILDGKKLARNFFHYLQKEIKGLSIKPRLLVLMVGQDRASRIFVRKKKEICHSLGVSFSLVTLPPSSPAPKICQILRLAIKEKKPHGVVVQLPLPQGIDRDQVLKCIPKKMDVEGFKNRAVVSPVALGIAALLAEYKIGVKGRKVAVVGAGKLVGEPTARLMQKLGASVKVYDQNTKALAAQVKKADIIISGVGKPNLIRRTMIKKGAVVIDAGTSWRAGKIQGDVEAASVKKKASFLAPVPGGVGPMTVMMLLMNLVELVNNAKFKNPR, encoded by the coding sequence ATGTTCCAGATTTTAGATGGTAAAAAACTAGCCCGAAATTTTTTTCATTATCTTCAGAAGGAGATAAAGGGCCTATCTATAAAGCCTCGCCTTTTAGTTTTGATGGTCGGACAGGATCGAGCCTCCCGAATTTTTGTGCGCAAGAAAAAGGAAATTTGCCATTCCTTGGGGGTCAGCTTTTCCTTAGTCACTTTGCCTCCCTCTTCTCCCGCTCCAAAGATTTGCCAAATATTGCGTTTAGCGATTAAAGAAAAAAAACCTCACGGCGTAGTGGTACAATTGCCCCTGCCTCAAGGTATTGATAGAGATCAAGTCTTGAAATGTATACCCAAGAAGATGGACGTAGAGGGTTTTAAAAATCGCGCTGTCGTCTCGCCTGTGGCTTTAGGAATTGCCGCGCTTCTTGCGGAATATAAGATTGGAGTGAAGGGTCGGAAAGTAGCGGTAGTGGGAGCGGGGAAATTAGTGGGCGAGCCAACGGCGCGTTTAATGCAAAAACTAGGCGCAAGCGTAAAGGTTTACGATCAAAATACAAAAGCTCTAGCCGCTCAAGTTAAAAAAGCTGATATCATTATTTCGGGTGTGGGTAAACCCAATTTAATTCGCAGGACGATGATCAAGAAAGGAGCCGTCGTAATTGATGCCGGTACGAGCTGGAGGGCGGGAAAAATCCAAGGGGATGTGGAAGCGGCGAGCGTGAAGAAAAAAGCTTCTTTTCTGGCGCCTGTGCCGGGCGGCGTCGGACCAATGACCGTGATGATGCTCCTTATGAATCTGGTGGAACTGGTAAATAATGCAAAGTTTAAAAATCCCCGTTAG
- the mrdA gene encoding penicillin-binding protein 2 produces the protein MHFFNFSKSEFKISEKFLAEKDWEGQEGFAQEDDLRPADLRFRLGRLSLFRLVVIICFLILGWRIFSLQILAGESYTREAESNRIRTLSLAAPRGVIYDQKGNLLVRNIPNFEVVFIPADLPPPPERKSFIENLAQILGKDATEIETAFQEADPHSYEPEILVRNLGRDQALILDAKLSSLPGISLLSSPVREYLGGELISHIIGYTGRISPEEYAANKEQGYFLTDYIGKQGVEYSYEQVLKGKNGRKIAEVNSRGQIAKIIGQESPEAGRSLQLSLDLELEKKIAEEVKAMLSQTKTERAAVVAMDPENGHILALVNFPFYDNNLFTQGISEEKLNELNRDPSEPLFNRAISGEYPPGSIIKPLIAAAALEEKIITPSEVVNCPGNLIYQGWGGTVWNFPDWKAHGAVDVRRAIAESCNVFFYMVGGGNEDIGIEGLGIDRIKAWASKFGFNAPLGVDLPGEAAGLVPDAAWKEKVKGEQWYIGDTYHASIGQGDILVSPLQLTNYIATIANGGILYKPKIGYKMIDEIEKKETEISPEIIRKDFISSKSLEVVRQGMRQTVTEGSARLLNSLPVAVAGKTGTAQFAGSGQPTHAWFTGFAPYDHPKIALTILIEGGGGGEAAAVPIAKNVLEWYFNRQ, from the coding sequence ATGCATTTTTTTAATTTTTCAAAATCCGAATTTAAGATTTCCGAAAAGTTTTTAGCGGAGAAGGATTGGGAGGGACAGGAAGGTTTTGCGCAAGAGGATGATTTAAGGCCGGCGGATCTGCGTTTCCGCTTAGGGCGCTTGAGTCTTTTCAGATTGGTAGTGATTATTTGTTTTTTGATCTTGGGTTGGCGTATTTTTTCCCTGCAGATTTTAGCTGGGGAGTCTTACACCAGGGAAGCGGAAAGTAATCGGATTCGCACTTTAAGCCTGGCGGCTCCTCGGGGCGTTATTTATGATCAGAAGGGTAACTTATTGGTGCGCAACATTCCCAATTTCGAGGTTGTGTTCATTCCTGCGGATTTGCCTCCTCCTCCCGAGAGAAAAAGTTTTATTGAAAATTTAGCCCAGATTTTAGGGAAAGACGCGACAGAGATTGAGACCGCTTTTCAGGAGGCGGATCCTCATTCTTATGAACCGGAAATCTTGGTGCGTAATTTAGGGCGCGACCAGGCGTTAATTCTGGACGCAAAATTATCTTCTCTGCCCGGGATTAGTCTTCTTAGTTCTCCTGTGCGGGAATATCTTGGCGGGGAACTTATTTCCCATATTATAGGTTATACCGGCAGGATTTCGCCGGAAGAGTACGCCGCGAACAAAGAGCAGGGCTATTTTTTAACCGATTATATTGGCAAACAAGGTGTGGAATATTCCTACGAACAAGTCTTAAAAGGTAAAAATGGTCGCAAGATTGCGGAGGTAAATTCGCGCGGGCAAATTGCCAAGATCATCGGGCAAGAAAGTCCCGAGGCGGGTCGCAGTTTGCAGCTCTCTTTGGACCTAGAATTGGAAAAAAAGATTGCCGAGGAAGTTAAGGCAATGCTTTCTCAAACAAAAACAGAAAGAGCAGCCGTTGTGGCTATGGATCCGGAGAATGGCCACATTCTAGCGCTGGTTAATTTCCCTTTTTATGATAATAACCTTTTTACCCAAGGGATTTCAGAAGAGAAATTGAACGAGTTGAATCGTGATCCTAGCGAGCCTTTGTTTAATCGAGCGATTTCCGGAGAATATCCCCCGGGTTCCATTATCAAACCTCTCATCGCCGCCGCCGCTTTAGAGGAAAAAATTATTACCCCGTCGGAAGTAGTGAATTGCCCGGGGAATCTCATTTACCAAGGTTGGGGAGGGACGGTTTGGAATTTTCCGGACTGGAAAGCCCACGGCGCGGTGGATGTCAGACGCGCGATTGCCGAGTCCTGCAATGTGTTTTTTTATATGGTAGGCGGAGGAAATGAAGACATTGGAATTGAGGGTTTAGGAATAGATAGAATAAAAGCCTGGGCAAGTAAGTTTGGTTTTAATGCCCCTCTCGGCGTGGATTTACCGGGAGAAGCAGCGGGCCTCGTGCCTGATGCGGCATGGAAAGAAAAAGTCAAAGGGGAACAATGGTACATCGGAGACACTTATCACGCGAGTATTGGCCAAGGGGATATTTTAGTGAGTCCCTTGCAGCTTACTAATTATATTGCTACTATTGCGAATGGCGGGATTCTTTACAAGCCAAAGATTGGCTACAAGATGATTGATGAGATAGAAAAAAAAGAAACAGAAATCTCCCCCGAGATTATCCGAAAAGATTTTATTAGTAGCAAAAGTTTAGAGGTGGTGCGGCAAGGTATGCGCCAAACCGTGACCGAAGGTTCCGCCCGTTTGCTTAATAGCCTTCCCGTGGCGGTGGCGGGAAAAACAGGCACCGCGCAATTTGCGGGCAGCGGACAGCCTACCCATGCTTGGTTTACTGGTTTTGCGCCTTACGACCACCCTAAAATTGCACTTACTATTTTAATTGAAGGCGGCGGTGGCGGTGAAGCAGCAGCCGTGCCTATCGCAAAAAATGTGTTAGAGTGGTATTTCAATAGGCAGTAG
- the mreC gene encoding rod shape-determining protein MreC has translation MPRFFRSKSGMILLAMGVITLLIFLHYVKVLRPVENAIFVVTASVERAAFKTVNKIDNFFHLLTAIRDLARENQGLSEENYHLIAENVRLREIEKENVFLRDQLKFKEKGGVRGIDAEVIGRNPDNLIQSLKINRGAQDNVRVGAPVIFGEGFLVGKVIEVFSKTATVLLITDQNSVVNALIIDSRASGNIYGQHGLGLTMEMIPQNEIVQVGDIVITSGLSGELPKGLVIGEIVKVESNSGELFQKAQVRSYVNFSKLEKVLVVTDVNSSTTLND, from the coding sequence ATGCCTCGTTTTTTTCGTTCTAAATCGGGTATGATTTTATTAGCAATGGGCGTGATTACACTGCTCATTTTTTTGCATTACGTGAAGGTTTTGCGTCCTGTGGAAAATGCGATTTTTGTTGTTACTGCGTCCGTGGAAAGAGCGGCTTTTAAAACAGTCAATAAAATTGATAATTTTTTTCATCTCTTGACGGCGATCCGAGATCTCGCGCGGGAAAACCAAGGTTTAAGTGAAGAGAATTATCATTTAATTGCGGAAAATGTGAGATTAAGAGAAATAGAGAAGGAAAACGTGTTTTTACGTGATCAATTAAAATTTAAAGAGAAGGGAGGAGTGAGAGGAATTGACGCTGAAGTCATTGGGCGGAATCCGGACAATCTCATTCAGAGTCTGAAAATCAATCGCGGCGCGCAAGATAATGTCAGGGTTGGCGCGCCCGTGATTTTCGGGGAAGGATTTTTGGTCGGCAAGGTAATTGAAGTTTTTTCCAAAACAGCGACCGTTTTATTAATTACTGATCAAAATAGCGTGGTGAACGCTTTAATTATTGATTCGCGAGCAAGTGGTAATATTTATGGTCAGCATGGTTTGGGATTGACAATGGAGATGATTCCCCAAAACGAGATTGTGCAGGTCGGGGATATAGTTATTACCTCTGGGCTTTCCGGTGAATTGCCCAAAGGGTTAGTGATTGGTGAAATTGTGAAGGTGGAAAGTAATAGCGGTGAACTTTTCCAAAAAGCCCAAGTGCGGTCTTATGTGAACTTTTCAAAATTAGAAAAGGTGCTGGTCGTGACGGATGTCAACTCTTCAACTACGCTCAATGATTAA